The proteins below are encoded in one region of Lactuca sativa cultivar Salinas chromosome 3, Lsat_Salinas_v11, whole genome shotgun sequence:
- the LOC111901259 gene encoding uncharacterized protein LOC111901259 yields MSERTGRECTYLFCEYVIELYRDIYLRNLTKSDVEQLYAAHQAKHGFPGMLGSIDCTHWEWENCPNVWRGQFTRGDHGVPTVILEAVVSNDLWFWHAFFGMAGSNIDLNVLQASPIFNDILQGKAPEMSYVVNANEYKYGYYLGDEIYPEYATFVKSYTFPADDKRKMFKLAQ; encoded by the coding sequence ATGTCTGAGAGAACGGGTCGAGAGTGTACATATTTATTTTGTGAGTATGTCATAGAGCTTTACCGTGACATATACTTGCGAAATCTGACTAAAAGCGATGTCGAACAGTTGTATGCTGCACATCAAGCGAAACATGGTTTTCCAGGGATGCTTGGTAgcattgattgtacacattgggaGTGGGAAAATTGTCCGAACGTGTGGCGTGGCCAGTTCACGCGAGGTGATCATGGGGTGCCGACTGTTATTTTGGAGGCGGTGGTCTCAAATGACCTATGGTTTTGGCATGCATTCTTTGGTATGGCCGGGTCAAACATTGACTTGAATGTGCTCCAAGCGTCTCCgatatttaatgatattttacaGGGAAAAGCACCAGAAATGTCATATGTTGTCAATGCAAATGAATACAAATATGGATATTACCTAGGTGATGAGATATATCCAGAATATGCTACGTTTGTCAAGTCATACACATTTCCGGCCGACGATAAACGGAAAATGTTCAAGTTAGCACAATAA